TCGGGGCTATAAGCGCGTATGGTCGCTAGAGCCTAGATGCGAGTTTCTATGCGCGCAGTTTaaaccatttttcatttttgaggCGTGTAGttcaaaaatataagaagaaacttatTAGCGCCATCTATTGGCAAAACTGTAGGCAGCGTACATACGCCACAAGGTACCCGATAGGGAATGTTAAGGGTAAAGGGTATATATACTGGTTGGTATAGTAGACGATCATTCCAACCTGTTCCGCTACCCTCGGAAGTCAGACCCGGTAAAATGCCGCTTATACTCCCGATGAGGCTGCGGTGGGTGTCATGTCTTCTCCGCCGCTTCCACCGTCCAAAGACCCGCACCCGGAATTGAAGCCGAGTGCGATCCGGATTCCAAGGTGAAGGTATTCAGTTACCCGTTGTGCTGATCGGGTCTTTCTCGATCGACGGACGGAACCCCCGTCGACGATTCGATTGCGTGATCGAGAGGGACCCGACTGATGAGCTCGGACGAGGCCCTCCTCATTTTTCGGACGTAAAGGGCACCTATACTGGCCTTGGtgttttttttgaaaggcGACCTGCCGCCTACCATCCGACAGTACTGCTCCATGATCTTGTCTTCAAGGATTTCCTTCTGACGCTTGAGGTGATTGATTTTGTCGCTGAAATTCTTGGTTTCTTCGTGAAAgtgattcttttcttccagGGTCTGGCTAAGCAGTTCGTGGTACAGGGTCAGCAGAACTGACACTTGATTGATCAGATTGCGCTTATCTTCTTCCAATGTCGTGTTCCACTGCTGCAGTACATCGCATTTGTTGTTCAACTTGCTCAATTTCACGTCCAGATTGGTAACCTGTCATTAAACCGATAAATTAGTTACAACGTAATTGATctaccaaaaaattatttttacttgatGACGAGGTCAGTTCTTCATTGGTGTACTTCCGGATATCGCGCTCCACTCGATTGAGGTCTATAGTCCTGGTGTTTATGTCCAGTTGGCATTGCAACTTTTGGCATCTTATCTTCTCCTGGACCAATTCCTCCCTAataacataattttattttaaagatctTGATTACGATTACGTGAGCAATTTTGACAGATTATACCTGATGATGGCGGCAAGAGTTTTGAATTCGACGTTGGAGGACTGCAAAGCTCCTTGTTGTCAGGTTCCAGCTCGCGTAGTAATGATCCCTGCGTCTGCAACGTGCTTCCTTCCTTCGACCATTCGCGTTCGGCCGTCGAGAGCTTGGAGTAAAATTCGTCCAACGAAACGTCTTTAACCTTGAAAAACATGGCGAGATATTGTGAGGGATAGtaccatttcctttttgtttttgcaaaatgttcatttttttttgttcgagtTTATTAGTCTATTAACGATCATGTTCTCTAATCTATTTCAAAACGAGTTATTCACCGCAGCTGCAAAGGGAACTACCAAAAGTTCCAGTTGAGGAAGTCAGATAATCGTATAACTATCGCCGACAGATTGTCAATGGGTTCAGAccaagttattttttcaagtttttttagCTCTCTCATAAGACACGGCGCTGCAGCACGGAAACGGGAGTTCAGTGATCGAGAACTAATATCAACAGCTGGGGCGACACATATACACAATGCAtggaaagaggaaaacaaaagaaggaagaagccAATGGCGTGTTATTATATACTCTTTGTTTGGTGTTCAACATACCTCTATGGCTTGCTTAAGCGGGGACTATCTCTTTATAAAGTGATGGAGTTGATGGTTCTCACTTTTAAAGTCTATGTTTTCATTTCGTTGAGGCGCCACAGTCAATGGCGTAATAGACTCTCCACCGTCTTGTGCAATTTGGTATTCTCCGACTCGAGGTCTCGCGACTCGTTCTGCACAGAGGCTACTCGtctctaataaaaaaaagtcgtaaATTCAAACGTCAGAATGTTCGGAATGAACCatgttggttttttcttacCCTTACGAAGAGATCGGCCGAGCGTGCTCGCCTGAGCACGCTCATTTCTCTTCGTCAGAAAGAAATGGCTGCAACTGGCCTTGCCAGCTGCCattgaacacacacactcacaaaGCAAAAAGCGAAGGAGAGATCAGAACGTctctacttttcttttgtcccCAAAAAAAGGCCAATAAAGGAGAATTTCCTTAAGGGAGTACACAATCTCTTAGAAATTTGCTGCCAAGGTTTCTGGCTGGATTGACacggaaataaagaaaagaattgcctttttttttacaaaaaaggacctttggttatttttttttacctgttggATGCAATTAACAATATCGTGTTGAGTTGCGAGAGGAAGTCTTTTGATGTCTTCAATAACGTTCTCCTTATTAGGACCCTGGACAGCGCAAGGGAGAACCAGTAACAGGAGCGTTTGCATTCCAGCTAACCTGATTTCACTGTCGGGGTCACGTGCAAGTGTCACAGGATCGGGTAAACCAACGAACATAAATTAACCAAACACGCCCTGTAGAATTGTCACACAATTACAATATGGACACAGccagaatttgaaaaaaaattgaaattacgcAATGAAGGATTATTGAATTGCCAGTGTTGCATGGATTGATCATGAAAATCCATTGCTTTCGTTTGACTCCACCGAAAGAGAACTTGCTCCAGAGCTGTTTGTTCCTTTACGAGGAGTTCATGGAGTGTTCATGGAATCTTCGATTTTGTCATAAAACAGAATATCAAGTTCCAATATCGCTGTCGCCGCTGTCGTGTTTCCGGAAATCCATTTGCTGAAACATATAAAATAtgatataaaattatttttataataaataaaaaagaatgaagagaaaaggagaaggagatTATAAGTTCCACCAAAGCATTCAGCTTCAAGAGTTGTATCATTCATATCAAATTCTTGAACGTTTGTATAGTTATATCATGAGCAGCATCGCGACAACTATAGCATTGTTGGTCACATCTTGGCGTGGCTTATTCGCCTGCACGCAATCTCAAAAAAACTAGATAttcttttaagatttaaaacaGAGGTCTTGTATTCTGGTTTAATTTGTAACAGGGAACTGTTTGTAGATGAAGATACATCAATTCTAGAATTGATGGTTATGAACGACTGGGAAATTACTTCcgaaatataaattattaagaatgaatttttcaacttaCAAAGTGCagaattaaaagaatattcAAGAGAAATATCACCGACATACCGAGTAGCTATTTGACGAACGCTTCTGGCGGAATCTCCCCAGCAGCTTTGAGCTCAATGAAAACATATGCAGCAAGATCGTAATCCCACCCACAGTCTTCCAAACATTTGAATGACCATCTTGAGTCCATTCGAGATTGTTCAGAAAAAGATGCtatcatttgttgttgctgttgctcgGGTTCGATGAACGCTGCTAGTGGGATCTTGAAAGTTCTTTGGAGCAAATTGAAACGATAGGCGGCACTATCGTAAACCCACCCGTTGTCCTTCAAACAGTTCAATGACCAATTTGAGTCCATCCCAGATTTTTCAGAGAAGGATGCCACCAtttcttgttgctgttgctcgGGTTCGATGAACGCTGCTAGTGGAATCTTGAAGGTTCCTTTAAGCTCAGTGAAAACATATGCAGCACGATCGTAATCCCACCCACAGTCttccaaaaatttgaatgaccATCTCGAGTCTATTCCAGATTTTTCAGAGAAGGATGCCACCAtttcttgttgctgttgctcgGGTGCGATGAACGCTGCTAGTGGAATCTTGAAGGTTCCTTTAAGCTCAGTGAAAACATGTGCAGCACGATAGTAATCCCACCCACAGTCttccaaaaatttgaatgaccATCGTGAGTCTATTCCAGATTTTTCAGAGAAGGATGCCACCAtttcttgttgctgttgcttgGGTTCGATGAACGCTGCTAGTGGAATCTTGAAGGTTCCTTTAAGCTCAGTGAAAACATATGCAGCACGATAGTAATCCCACCCACAGTCTTCCAAACATTTGAATGACCAATTTGAGTCCATTCCAGATTGTTCAGCGAAGGATGCCACCATTTGCTGATGAACGACTTGATTAACAATAGTAGACTCATTGGCTGGTGCACGCATGAGTACAGAACGTAAGTCTTCACACGAAGAATGCCTGCTAACATCGTGGGCAACATTTCGACTACTAGCATCGCTGATCAAATCACGCCAGGTCCCATCCCTTTGCAACGTTAGAAAATGCCCACAAATTACAAGCATTTCCTTGGCACGGGTTACGGAGACGTTAATTCTTGATAACGAGGTGATGAACCCGATACTTCCGACGAGATTTTCTTCTGCCTGTGATGATGCTCTGACGCATGAAATGACGATtatatctttctctctcccttggAAACTGTCGACGGTGTTCACATCTACTGTTGATGCGCtgcaatttgatttgatgcccactttttttagttgttctATGATGCATAATTTCTGACTTTTATAGAAAGTGATAACGCCAATTGATTTCCAACGGTTTAAAGGAGAGTCCAGGAACAACCTTACAATTCTGGCCACCACAGCGGCCTCTTGCTGGTTTCTAAAGCTTTGTTCCTCACGAAGTTCTTGCCCATCAACAACGTTTAGCACTCTAAATAAATCGagatttataaatttaaaaatggttgATAAGACATGTGAATCGGGAAGTAAAAGCAGTTTAAAAGGTTAATTCACCTATACTCGTGACAGGGTCCGTTCCTTATAAGACTCTCATCAGTTTCTAATTTTCCAGCGTAGAAATACCTCGAAGGCCACTCGCATATGGATGAAACCATTCGGTACTGCGTCGTCAACATAATCACACCATCCTTATTTTCATCACGTACTGAATAAAAGCGATTAAAAAGGGACTGTGCAAATCCTTTCTTTTGGGCAACCTGAATGTGgaaagtaagaaaaaggaGGTTATTTCAATTGTTCGGTGTAAATgggatttttttcatgtaatCTACCTTGGAAAGAACAGTTGCTGGCAATTGCTTTGGATCCCCAATCAAGATTAGCTTAGTTATGCCAAAAGCAAGTGGCGTTATGGACTCCGGCTCGGTGCATTGGGACGCTTCATCAAGAATGCAACAGAGGAATGGAGAACTTCCTTGGTGCTCCAAAAAAAGCTCCTCCATTTCTCTACTCCGACAGGAGTTTAAAGTAGAGCATATAATTTGAGCATGAGACAGCAAATGTTTTCTAATTCCAGGACGCTCttttttggaattgaaatATTGGAAGTGGGTCTCTAGGCTTTCATCGTAAGACCTATTCACTACTTCAATTTGATCGTTTATCTGCTCTAACCTACTACCATGCATTTCCTTCTCGGCTTCATCCAAAAGTCCCATctatgaaaaaaatgatgaaaaacattattaaACTAGACTAGccttaataaatgaaaataaaacaataaaaacctTGGAAGGAGTACGAAGTAAAGTGAtcaaattattcatttcttgtcGAAGACTTTTCAATTCTTCACACAAAGTTTGAAGTTTGCCACTTTCTGGGGAAATTCTTGTAGCAGCATCAGCACGTTGTATATTTTCTGTAAGTTTGTCAAGAGAAATGTTTTGAACGTCCGGATGCATAGACGCTTTAACACCGATCCGtataactgtaaaaaaaatgcatgaaaaataattgcagGTCATAGTAAATTAAGATTTACTTACTGTCATATCCTATTTTCGAATCACGTGCAATTAGAAGGCGATTCGCTATCTCGTCTATTGCGTTGTTTGATGGGGCACAGACTAGTATCCGTGGAATGTCTGTCGTGGTCTGCCCTGGGCGTCTGTCTGTTTTTTCGTGATACAGAGATATCATGCGTGAGATCAATTCTACAATCACACGGGTTTTTCCAGTACCTAAATGAATAGTGCATGTGACATTATgattaaatagaaattaagCGAGGAAAATATATCTAACCTGGAGGTCCATGTAAGAGGGCAACTCTGGGTTGATTTTCTGATGCGAATACTACTGTTCGTGAAAAAGACTCAACAACTTCATGTTGAACAGGATTCAAAACTGCTTGACTCTCAAGATCCACTGCGTCCAACTGAAATGCATCCTCACAATCACTTGGCCGAAGAATTACTTCACATAGAGGGGAACGAGCTAACTCGGCGTTGAGAATGAATTGTTTTACTACGGTGTTAAGTCGTGATACTGTAGTAACAGTAAAGAATTTGTCCAGATTTCGGGGGACACGAGACATTTCCATCCGTAGAAAGAACGATTTTAAGGGAAAATTTAAGCATTGAGGGATTTCTAACAGGCGCGAATCAATTTGATCTGACTTCCAATAGTGTTTGATATCCAACCTTTCAGCAACAGCAAAGATCTTCACAGGGGGTTCTTGAGGTGAAATATGGACATCCAAGGCAACGAGGTCCATATTGGATATCATAATTCGTGACAAAGTTTCACATCGAAGAAGAGCGAAACCATCGCAAAACTCAGGTTTTGGGTGAATCAATGTAGTAAAAACTTCAGGTTCTCTTGTTTCTACATCGTTGCAAATGCTAGCCCACAACTCTTCAAGCATGAGCGGGGTGAAAGTACTACTATAACTTTCTACACTAGCATAAGAAGATTGAACAGGCAGCAGCGAAAGTTCTGGACGAATACAGGAATTCTCTCGTCGTAGTGAATCGAGCAACGGAGGCAGCTTATGCTTATTCTCGGTCTCCTTTTCATTCTatttagaaaatatataatattgacCGAAATTTAacacataaaatttaaaaaaatattacctcAATCCAGTCATATCTCCAGTTGCATATTATGTGCAGTATGTCATTCATTAATGCTTCCCTATCCACTGGACGGTAAGAAGTTTTATCTGGAAGAGAGTTTAGTTTTGGGTTTTCTGTTTCATAGattcaacaattaaaaattaaatagataACAGATACTTAAATCATTTTAACACACTTACCAGGGACGAGAAGAGGACTAGTTTCAACATTATCTCGCACCAGGGGTTTCTTGAAGGAATGCGTCACGGAGGGAGGTctatctttttccttcttatttgCTTCGTTGACAGAATCAACACTACTGTCACACCTGGACTTTTTACTCAAGTCATCGCGAAACGAGTCAATACAGTATTTTCTCTTCTGGTCGGTCATTTGATTGCTCTGTGCTACAGGATTTCTTTGTGTAGTGTGTTTCGATTGCAATTTTTCATGGTGATTGGCTTTTTCAGTTGACTGGCTATCTGTTTCTCTCCTGGAAGGCCCACCAGGAATCGCCAGAGAATGCAAAATTCTGGGTTTAGTTTGaaggtttatttttcctgtttgcTTAAAATGTTCAGAAGAATTCAACTGTTGTGAGTTTGAAGCTGTTGAATACTTGTCAGAGGTAGTCATAATTAGTGATTCCTCCAACGGATCACACAGACTTTGTGCTGCAGAAACACAAGGTGCTTCAGCAACTGCATGGTCACCATAATTCAAACACacctataataataaatcaggtattttaatatttaacatAACACATTAACTATAATTTGGCTGAGGTTACCTTATCATCTTCAGAATTTTTcaatacaataaaaacaaatgcatCTTGCTCTGTTGCTTCCATTGCTCCTAAACTAAATACATCTCCTTCTCGAAGAATGGTTCTTGTGTTAGCAGGAATTCTCTTTTGGTGTTTACCAATCCCGTGATAAACACCGTTTGTGCTCTatagcaataaaatatttaaccaTCAGTCTGATAAAACTTTAGTATATAATATTTACCTTTAAGTCTTCAATGCTCCAACTCTTGTCTATGTATTTCAATACACAGTGTTCTCTTGACACAAATTTACCATTGCATACAATGTCGATATCGTCTCCTGCTTCCCGCCCAATTGTCAGCTAATAAAAGATAGCCATATTAACCAAAATTGATAACAAATGTTCATATTTTATAATCTTACTTTCTCTCTAGTTCCCAACAGgatatttaaatgaatggTGGATATTTGATTACCCAGGCGTTCAATGTACCAGTCTGAGTCTTCCATTATGTTGCCaaccaactgcgccatgtgatgacaaaagggaaaatgagtAAATGACTTAGCCTTGAATCTAGACGCTAGCAGACGAAAACTGATCCAAAATTctcatcaaaaataaaagaagggtACTACCCTGGGTTTCAGCAACCAAGTTTTCAATTCGTTCAACCACTACagataaacaaatttaatgattGTAATTATAACGTCCTTCAAATACTGGTTTCGGAAATGTAGCAAGTACTTTCAAAACGaacaacaccaaaaaaaatcgaaatgcaaaaaattagaaatactGTGTCATACGCAAAACGGAAAAAGGTTCCTATATTACTTCAGATATACGAGTTAAGGTAAAATTTATAGACTTCAACAATGGCAAAAGACAATTACACGGCCGCAAGTTTCATATAATAAGTCGAAATCTTTGGagatacagaaagaaaaatccagcaaaataaaaacatgacgCATCAActtatttgtttccttttccgAGATGGATTATAGATAAATGAGGACAGCCACTGaaattggttaaaaaaaaaatggatttagTAAGAGTGAAACACGTTTTTACGTTCTAATCGGCCAAAACAACCAATACGATAGATGTATAACTCACGTTTGTTAGGGACCAACGAAACTTGTTGCACATCAATACCACGAGCCCAAACGTCAGTTGTAATAAGAACTCGGCTAGAATAGacgaataaatttcaattactcTGAATGGTTAAATAGTTGACGAACATTTCAATACCTCTGACCATTACGGAATTCTTTCATAATAGTATTTTAGTATcacgttcttttttaaaacgtcTCTTCTCAATAAACGGTAAAATTCGCTTCACGCATTTTCTCCGTCAACCAGTCGACATAAAATCAACAATAGAAGAAATTCAATCGCGACTAACCTTGCGTTTAGTATTACAAAAGATAACCGCCTGCGGGATTGTCAGTGTATCGTAAAGATGGCACAACGTGTCAAACCtccattcttctctttcgGCTGCGACAAAGAACTGTTAGATTCCTTCGAGTGTCAACTCATCACTAAACCAGTAAACCACATAAAATAAttagtaataaaaaacaagcagCAGACTTATAACAACGTTTACCGTTTGACTAAAATGCGAATGGGATCTGTCATGAAATGTGGCTGAAAGAAGAACCACCTTGAACAAAAGATTGATTTAATTGGTTTGTCTTATGAAATATCATAACACATACTTGGGTTGCTGGAGGAAGGTAACGGTAGACATTGTAAATTTGCTCCTTGAACCCtttatttaacatttcatCGGCTTCATCCAGGACCAACATTTTAATTGAACGTGTCCTTAGTGTCCGTCGGCGAATCATATCTGTAGAGTAATCAAGACACTTATCATCAATCCAAACttaacaaacagaaatagCAAAATATACCAAATACACGTCCAGGGGTTCCAGAAACAATGTGCTGACCATAGTCCAATTTTCGAACATCCTCTCCAACATTAGTGCCGCCGATACACGCATGGCATTGAACATTCATGTAATCACCAAGAGCCAGAATGACCTAAA
This DNA window, taken from Daphnia pulex isolate KAP4 chromosome 2, ASM2113471v1, encodes the following:
- the LOC124209338 gene encoding uncharacterized protein LOC124209338 isoform X2, whose protein sequence is MAQLVGNIMEDSDWYIERLGNQISTIHLNILLGTREKLTIGREAGDDIDIVCNGKFVSREHCVLKYIDKSWSIEDLKSTNGVYHGIGKHQKRIPANTRTILREGDVFSLGAMEATEQDAFVFIVLKNSEDDKVCLNYGDHAVAEAPCVSAAQSLCDPLEESLIMTTSDKYSTASNSQQLNSSEHFKQTGKINLQTKPRILHSLAIPGGPSRRETDSQSTEKANHHEKLQSKHTTQRNPVAQSNQMTDQKRKYCIDSFRDDLSKKSRCDSSVDSVNEANKKEKDRPPSVTHSFKKPLVRDNVETSPLLVPENPKLNSLPDKTSYRPVDREALMNDILHIICNWRYDWIENEKETENKHKLPPLLDSLRRENSCIRPELSLLPVQSSYASVESYSSTFTPLMLEELWASICNDVETREPEVFTTLIHPKPEFCDGFALLRCETLSRIMISNMDLVALDVHISPQEPPVKIFAVAERLDIKHYWKSDQIDSRLLEIPQCLNFPLKSFFLRMEMSRVPRNLDKFFTVTTVSRLNTVVKQFILNAELARSPLCEVILRPSDCEDAFQLDAVDLESQAVLNPVQHEVVESFSRTVVFASENQPRVALLHGPPDRRPGQTTTDIPRILVCAPSNNAIDEIANRLLIARDSKIGYDIIRIGVKASMHPDVQNISLDKLTENIQRADAATRISPESGKLQTLCEELKSLRQEMNNLITLLRTPSKMGLLDEAEKEMHGSRLEQINDQIEVVNRSYDESLETHFQYFNSKKERPGIRKHLLSHAQIICSTLNSCRSREMEELFLEHQGSSPFLCCILDEASQCTEPESITPLAFGITKLILIGDPKQLPATVLSKVAQKKGFAQSLFNRFYSVRDENKDGVIMLTTQYRMVSSICEWPSRYFYAGKLETDESLIRNGPCHEYRVLNVVDGQELREEQSFRNQQEAAVVARIVRLFLDSPLNRWKSIGVITFYKSQKLCIIEQLKKVGIKSNCSASTVDVNTVDSFQGREKDIIVISCVRASSQAEENLVGSIGFITSLSRINVSVTRAKEMLVICGHFLTLQRDGTWRDLISDASSRNVAHDVSRHSSCEDLRSVLMRAPANESTIVNQVVHQQMVASFAEQSGMDSNWSFKCLEDCGWDYYRAAYVFTELKGTFKIPLAAFIEPKQQQQEMVASFSEKSGIDSRWSFKFLEDCGWDYYRAAHVFTELKGTFKIPLAAFIAPEQQQQEMVASFSEKSGIDSRWSFKFLEDCGWDYDRAAYVFTELKGTFKIPLAAFIEPEQQQQEMVASFSEKSGMDSNWSLNCLKDNGWVYDSAAYRFNLLQRTFKIPLAAFIEPEQQQQQMIASFSEQSRMDSRWSFKCLEDCGWDYDLAAYVFIELKAAGEIPPEAFVK
- the LOC124209338 gene encoding uncharacterized protein LOC124209338 isoform X1 produces the protein MAQLVGNIMEDSDWYIERLGNQISTIHLNILLGTREKLTIGREAGDDIDIVCNGKFVSREHCVLKYIDKSWSIEDLKSTNGVYHGIGKHQKRIPANTRTILREGDVFSLGAMEATEQDAFVFIVLKNSEDDKVCLNYGDHAVAEAPCVSAAQSLCDPLEESLIMTTSDKYSTASNSQQLNSSEHFKQTGKINLQTKPRILHSLAIPGGPSRRETDSQSTEKANHHEKLQSKHTTQRNPVAQSNQMTDQKRKYCIDSFRDDLSKKSRCDSSVDSVNEANKKEKDRPPSVTHSFKKPLVRDNVETSPLLVPENPKLNSLPDKTSYRPVDREALMNDILHIICNWRYDWIENEKETENKHKLPPLLDSLRRENSCIRPELSLLPVQSSYASVESYSSTFTPLMLEELWASICNDVETREPEVFTTLIHPKPEFCDGFALLRCETLSRIMISNMDLVALDVHISPQEPPVKIFAVAERLDIKHYWKSDQIDSRLLEIPQCLNFPLKSFFLRMEMSRVPRNLDKFFTVTTVSRLNTVVKQFILNAELARSPLCEVILRPSDCEDAFQLDAVDLESQAVLNPVQHEVVESFSRTVVFASENQPRVALLHGPPGTGKTRVIVELISRMISLYHEKTDRRPGQTTTDIPRILVCAPSNNAIDEIANRLLIARDSKIGYDIIRIGVKASMHPDVQNISLDKLTENIQRADAATRISPESGKLQTLCEELKSLRQEMNNLITLLRTPSKMGLLDEAEKEMHGSRLEQINDQIEVVNRSYDESLETHFQYFNSKKERPGIRKHLLSHAQIICSTLNSCRSREMEELFLEHQGSSPFLCCILDEASQCTEPESITPLAFGITKLILIGDPKQLPATVLSKVAQKKGFAQSLFNRFYSVRDENKDGVIMLTTQYRMVSSICEWPSRYFYAGKLETDESLIRNGPCHEYRVLNVVDGQELREEQSFRNQQEAAVVARIVRLFLDSPLNRWKSIGVITFYKSQKLCIIEQLKKVGIKSNCSASTVDVNTVDSFQGREKDIIVISCVRASSQAEENLVGSIGFITSLSRINVSVTRAKEMLVICGHFLTLQRDGTWRDLISDASSRNVAHDVSRHSSCEDLRSVLMRAPANESTIVNQVVHQQMVASFAEQSGMDSNWSFKCLEDCGWDYYRAAYVFTELKGTFKIPLAAFIEPKQQQQEMVASFSEKSGIDSRWSFKFLEDCGWDYYRAAHVFTELKGTFKIPLAAFIAPEQQQQEMVASFSEKSGIDSRWSFKFLEDCGWDYDRAAYVFTELKGTFKIPLAAFIEPEQQQQEMVASFSEKSGMDSNWSLNCLKDNGWVYDSAAYRFNLLQRTFKIPLAAFIEPEQQQQQMIASFSEQSRMDSRWSFKCLEDCGWDYDLAAYVFIELKAAGEIPPEAFVK